CGGCGACCGAGGCGGTGGCCAAGTTCGCGGTCGCCGAGGTGGCCGGCGACCAACTCGCGCTGTCGCGGACGATGGAGGCCGCGGCGTGGCGGGGGTTGTCGGCGCTGCCGTTGTTCGCGACGCCCCGCGAACAGGTCTGGTCGGAGAAGTTGACCGGCGTCATCAGCGGTCGCGGACGCGTCGGCACCGGCTGGAACATGGACCGGTGGATGCGCAAGTGAGCGCCGATGCCGCCGCGGCCATTGCCTCGCTGACCCGCTCGGTCGCCGATTTCCCGGTACCCGGGGTCGTGTTCTCCGACCTGACGCCGGTCTTGGCCGATCCGGCGGGCTTCGCCGCGGTGGTGACGGCACTGGCCGAGGCCGCCGAGGGGGCCGAGGCGGTGGCGGGTATCGACGCGCGCGGCTTCCTCCTCGGCGGCGCGGTGGCCCACCACCTCGGCGTTGGCGTCATCGCCGTGCGCAAGCAGGGCAAACTTCCGCCGCCGGTGCTGTCGGCCAGCTACGACCTGGAGTACGGCACGGCGACGCTGGAGATCCCCGCCGACGGGATCGACCTCCGCGGGAAGCGGATCCTGGTGATCGACGACGTGCTGGCCACCGGCGGGACGATCGCCGCCGCGGCCGGACTCCTGCAGTCGGCGGGCGCCACCGTCTCGGCGGTCGCCGTGGTGCTCGAACTCGTCGACCTCGGTGGTCGGGCCGCGCTGCGCCGCGCGCTGGCCCCCGACGCCGCCGTCCATGCGCTGAGCGCCGGGTAGATCGCGGTTCTCCCGTCTAAACTGGTCACACAGCCAGCGAGAGGAGCGCGCGTGGACGACGCGACGAGGACCGAGGCCGCCGCCGGAGTCCCGCTGCCCCTCGGGGCGGTCGACGACCCGGATACCGAACCGTCGGCCCAGGCCGCCCCGGTTGCGGTGGGCCCGGTCGCCGAGGGTGCGGTGGCACCGTCGTCGGCGACGCGCCGCGTCCGCGCCCGTCTGGCCCGCCGCATGACGGCGACCCGGTCGTCGGTCCGCCCGGTTCTCGAGCCGTTGGCGGCGTTGCACCGCGAGGTGTACCCCAAGGCGGACGTGACGCTGCTGCAACGCGCCTACGACATCGCCGAGGCGCAGCATGAGGGCCAGTTCCGCAAGTCCGGTGATTCCTACATCACGCATCCGCTCGCCGTCGCGACGATCCTCGCCGACCTCGGCATGGACACCACGACCCTCGTCGCGGCGCTGCTGCACGACACCGTCGAGGACACCGGCTACTCGTTGGAGCAGCTCACCGAGGACTTCGGTCCGGAGGTCGCGCATCTCGTCGACGGCGTCACCAAACTCGACAAGGTCGCCCTCGGCACGGCCGCGGAGGCCGAGACCATCCGCAAGATGATCATCGCGATGGCCCGGGATCCGCGCGTGCTCGTCATCAAGGTCGCCGACCGGCTGCACAACATGCGCACGATGCGGTTCCTGCCGCCGGAGAAGCAGGCCCGCAAGGCTCGGGAAACCCTCGAGGTCATCGCCCCGCTGGCCCACCGGCTGGGGATGGCGACGGTCAAATGGGAACTCGAAGACCTCTCCTTCGCCATCCTGCACCCCAAGCGGTACGAGGAGATCGTGCGCCTGGTGGCCGATCGCGCCCCGTCGCGCGACACCTACCTCGCCCGCGTGCGCGACGACGTGAACGCCGCCCTCGGCGCGGCCCGGCTGTCGGCGGTCGTGGAGGGCAGGCCCAAGCACTATTGGTCGATCTACCAGAAGATGATCGTCAAGGGCCGCGACTTCGACGACATCCACGACCTCGTCGGCATCCGCATCCTCTGCGACGACGTCCGCGACTGCTATGCGGCGGTCGGCGTGGTGCACTCGCTGTGGCAGCCGATGGCGGGCCGGTTCAAGGACTACATCGCCCAGCCGCGCTACGGCGTCTACCAGTCGCTGCACACGACGGTGATCGGCCCGGAGGGCAAGCCGCTGGAGGTGCAGATCCGCACCACCGACATGCACCGGACCGCGGAGTTCGGGATCGCGGCGCATTGGCGGTACAAGGAGAGCGGCTACCGCGATCGCAAGGGCCACAAGCGGGCCGAGCTGGCCGAGATCGACGACATGGCGTGGATGCGGCAGCTCCTCGACTGGCAGCGGGAGGCGGCCGATCCGGGGGAGTTCCTGGAATCGCTGCGCTACGACCTCGCCGTCAAGGAGATCTTCGTCTTCACGCCGAAGGGTGACGTGATGACGTTGCCCACCGGTTCGACCCCGGTCGACTTCGCCTACGCGGTGCACACCGAGGTCGGCCACCGCTGCATCGGTGCGCGGGTCAACGGCCGGTTGGTGGCGTTGGAGCGCAAACTCGACAACGGCGAGGTCGTCGAGGTCTTCACCTCCAAGGCGCCCAACGCCGGGCCGTCGAAAGACTGGCAGAACTTCGTCGTGTCGCCGCGCGCGAAGACGAAGATCCGGCAGTGGTTCGCCAAAGAGCGCCGCGAGGAGGCCCTCGACACCGGCAAGGACGCGATCGCCAAGGAGGTGAGGCGCGGCGGACTGCCGCTGCAACGCCTGCTGACCAGCGAGAACATGAGTTCCGTCGCGGCCGAGCTGCGCTATCCCGATGTCACCGCCCTGTACACGGCGGTGGGGGAGAACCAGGTGTCGGCGCACCGGGTCGTCACGCGCCTGGTCGCCCAACTCGGCGGCCTCGACAGTGCCGAGGAAGAACTCGCGGAGATCACCACCCCGTCGACGATCCCGCCGCGCCGGCGTTCCGGCGGGGATGCGGGCGTCGTGGTCGAGGGCGTCGACAACGTGCTGATCAAGCTCGCGAAATGCTGCACGCCGGTGCCGGGGGACGAGATCCTCGGCTTCGTCACACGCGGCGGCGGGGTGAGCGTGCACCGGACCGACTGCACGAATGCCGAGTCGCTGCGGGAGCAGGACGAGCGGCTCATCGACGTGGTCTGGGCCCCGTCGGATTCCTCGGTGTTCCTCGTCGCGATCCAGGTGGAGGCCCTCGACCGCCACCGGCTGCTGTCCGACGTCACGAAGGCGCTGGCCGACGAGCGGCTCAACATCCTCTCGGCATCGGTGACCACCAACAACGACCGCGTGGCGGTCAGCCGGTTCACCTTCGAGATGGGCGACCCGACGCACCTCGGGCACGTGTTGAACGTCGTGCGCAACATCGAGGGCGTCTACGACGTCTACCGCGTCACGTCAGCCGCGTAGCTCGCGGAGCGGCCGTGATGCAGCCGCGTAGCTCGCGGAGAGCTAGCCGACGGTCGCCGTCTTGATGGTGACCGGCTCCTTCGGCTTGCCGCCGTCGGCGCTCCCGTCGGGCCCCTTTTCGGTGGGGATCTTCGAGATGGCGTCGAGGGTCTTCATGCCGCTCTCGTCGAGGTGGCCGACGACGGCGAAGTCCGGCGTGAGTTGCGAGTCGGCCCAGACGATGAAGAACTGGGCGGCCCCGGTGTTGGCGCGTCCGAGCATCGCGTTGTTGGAGTTCGCGATCGCGACGGTGCCGCGGGGGTAGACGACCGGGCCGGACCCGCCGAGCATTGGGTTGTTCTGCGCGCCGTCGACGGCCTTGAGGTTGGTGGGCGACTCGTCCGGGCTGGTCCAGCCGGGTCCGCCCATGCCGGTGCCGGTGGGGTCGCCGCACTGCAGCACCTTGAGGTTCTGGCTCCGGGTGAGGCGGTGGCAGTCGGTTCCGTTGTAGTAGCCGGCCTTGACCAGCGACTGGATCGCCGCCGAGTTGCACGGTGCCGAGGCGTGATCGAGGGTGATGGGCAGGTCGCCGCGGTTGGTCTGCAGGTTCATCGGCGTGGTCGAGCCGACGGGCCACAGGCCGGTCTTGACGTAGCGGTGCGAGCCGGGGAAGGGGAGCGGCACATTCGACGAGGGCTGCGGAGCCGAGCGCTCCTTGGGCACCCCCGCGGCCAGCGCGTCCATGTACTTGGCCGCCTCGGCGCGCCGCTCCGGCGGCTGCTCGTTGACGATCTTGTCGCGACCCTTGACCGTGTCGGCCAGCGTGTTCTGCGGCTTGCCCCACTGGCAGGTGACGGTCCCGACGAAGGTGTGGGCGAGCCAGGCGACCGTCAACGCGATCACCAGCGTCACCACGGTCACGATCGACACGGCGATGTTGCGGTTGCGGCGACGGCGGGCCCGTTCGCTTTCCAGGCGCGCCTCGAGCTTGCGCTTCGCGGCCGTGCGGCGGTCCTCGTTACTGGTCAATGACTCGTCACTGCTGGTCACGTGCGGCAACTCTCCTCGGGAGGGGTCGTAGGTCTTGTGCCATAGTGCCAGCAATCCGTCCCCGGCGGCGACACCGGGTCGGCGGGCGGCGTCGCGCAGGGCGTGATTTCTGCGAGAATGGCGATCATGCTGATCACCGGTTTCCCCGCTGGCATGTTCCAGACGAACTGCTACATCGTGTCCGGCGACGCCGTTGCCGGCGGCTCGGGCGGCGACGCGGTCGTCATCGACCCGGGGCAGGAATCCGCAGCGCAGGTGCAGAAGTTGTGTGCCGAGCACGGGTTGACGCCGGTCGCGGTCCTCCTGACCCACGGGCATCTCGACCACACGTGGAACGCCGCCCAGGTGTGCGAGGAGTACGGGATTCCGTGCTACATCCATCCCGCGGACCGTCCGATGCTCACCGACCCGTCCAAGGGGATCGGCAAGACCCTGGGCGCGGTCGTCGGCGTGTTGACCTTCCACGAGCCGGAGAAGGTCGTCGAGTTCGGCGACGAGGACGAGGTCGAGTTGGCGGGGCTGAGGTTCTCGGTCGAACTCGCTCCCGGCCATACCCAGGGCTCGGTGCTGCTCGGGCTGGACGTGCCGCTCGACGATGCCGCCGCGGAGGGCGGTGCCGACGCCGGGTCGGCGCGGGTGGTCTTTTCCGGCGACGTATTGTTCCAGGGGTCGATCGGGCGCACCGATCTGCCCGGCGGGGACCACCAGCAGCTGCTGGACTCGATCGCGGCGCGGTTGCTCCCGCTGCCCGACGACACGCTGGTGCTGCCGGGCCATGGGCCGCAGACGACGATCGGCACCGAACGCGCGAACAACCCGTTTCTGGCCGGTCTCGGCGGGCACGAGGGTGGAGCGCAAGGACCTTCGAAAGGACGTTACGGACTGTGAGCGAGTTTCAGGCGCCGCGCGGAATCCCGGACTACTACCCGCCGCGCTCGGCCGACTTCACGCGCGTCCGCAACACCCTGACCGCGGCGGCCGCCCTGGCCGGATACGGCCACATCGAGCTCCCGGTGTTCGAGGACACCGCGCTGTTCGCGCGGGGGGTGGGTGAGTCGACCGACGTCGTCTCGAAGGAGATGTACACCTTCGCCGACCGCGGGGACCGCAGCGTGACGCTGCGCCCGGAGGGGACGGCCGGTGTCATGCGCACGGTGATCCAGCACGGACTGGACCGTGGTCAACTCCCGGTGAAGCTCTGCTACAGCGGCCCCTTCTTCCGATACGAGAAGCCGCAGGAGGGGCGTTACCGCCAACTGCAGCAGGTCGGGGTCGAGGCCATCGGTGTCGACGACCCGGCCATCGACGCCGAGGTCATCGCCGTCGCCGACGAGGGCTTCCGGCGCTTGGGCCTCACCGGCTACCGCCTCGAACTGTCGTCGCTCGGCACCGCAGCGGACCGTCCCGGCTATCGCAAGCTCCTGCAGGACTTCCTCGACGGACTCGACCTCGACGAGGCGACGCGGGCGCGCGCCGCGATCAACCCGCTGCGCGTGCTCGACGACAAGCGGCCCGAGGTGCGCGAGATGACCGCGGCGGCGCCGTTGCTCCTCGATCACCTGTCCGAGGAGTCGGCGGAGCATTTCGCGGCCGTGCGGGAGCACCTGGACCGGTTGGGCGTCGCCTACGTGATCAATCCGCGATTGGTGCGCGGCCTGGACTACTACACCAAGACGACCTTCGAATTCGTCCACGACGGTCTCGGCGCCCAGTCGGGGATCGGCGGAGGCGGCCGCTACGACGGCCTGATGCGCCAGCTGGGCGGCAAACAGGACCTGTCCGGAATCGGGTTCGGTATCGGCGTGGACCGCACGGTGCTGGCCCTGCGCGCGGAGGGCGTCGCCGAGGAGGAGCCGGCGCGGTGCCGCGTCTTCGGCGTCCCGATGGGGGCCGCGGCCAAGAGTGAACTCGTCGTGATCGCCGCCAAGCTGCGGGCGGCGGGCATCGCCGTCGACCTCGCCTACGGCGATCGGGGGATCAAGGGGGCGATGAAGGCAGCGGACCGGTCCGGCGCCACTTTCGCCCTGGTGCTGGGCGAACGCGAACTCGCCGAGGGCGGCGTCGAAGTCAAGAACCTGACCGACGGCACCCAGGAGCGGGTGTCGTTGTCGAACGTGGTCGAGGAGATCCGGCTCCTCGTCGCCGAGTCCGAGCGGGCCTGACCCGGATCATCCGTCCGAATCGGCCCGCCCGGCGGCTCGCTTACAGCGAATTGGTGGCGAAGGTGTCGCAGCGGCGCGGATCACCGGACTGGTATCCGGTCATGAACCAGCGCGAGCGTTGCTCGGCCGAGCCGTGGGTCCAACCCTCCGGATTCGAGTGCGAGCCCTGGATCGTGTCGTCGCCGATCGCCTTGGCGGTCTGGATCACCGAGGCGATCTGGTCCTGGCTGATCGGGGCGAGCATCGCATCCGGTCCCTTGTCCGCGTGCGCCGCCCAGACGCCGGCGAGGCAATCGGCCTGCAGCTCGATCCGCACCGAACCGTCGTTGCCCATGCGGTTGCCCTTGCGGAGCACCCCGGTCAGGTTCTCCACGTGGTGGCCGTACTCGTGGGCCACAACGTAGCTCTGTGCGAGGGGGCCGTTGCTGCCGCCCATCCGCTTGAGCGTCGTGAAGAAGGACGGATCGAAGTAGGCGGTCTGGTCGGCCGGGCAGTAGAACGGGCCCATCCCCGACGAGGCCGCGCCGCAACCGGTGTTCACCGCGCCGCTGAAGATCTTGGTGCGGGGCTCGGTGTAGCCGGGCAGCAGTTTCGCCCACACCTTGTTCACGCTGTCCACGGTGGCAACGATGCGGCAGATGTCGTCGGAGTTGGCCATCTCGATGGTGCAGTTCTGGATGTGCTGCGCGATCGCGTCGTTGGCCGGGTTCGTTGCCGGACCGACGCCGCTGCCGGTCTCGCCCAGGAGGTTACCGGGGTTGACGCCGAGGAACAGGGCGATGAGGGCGATGATCAGACCGGCACCGCCGCCCATCGCGATCC
This genomic interval from Gordonia sp. X0973 contains the following:
- a CDS encoding adenine phosphoribosyltransferase gives rise to the protein MDAQVSADAAAAIASLTRSVADFPVPGVVFSDLTPVLADPAGFAAVVTALAEAAEGAEAVAGIDARGFLLGGAVAHHLGVGVIAVRKQGKLPPPVLSASYDLEYGTATLEIPADGIDLRGKRILVIDDVLATGGTIAAAAGLLQSAGATVSAVAVVLELVDLGGRAALRRALAPDAAVHALSAG
- a CDS encoding bifunctional (p)ppGpp synthetase/guanosine-3',5'-bis(diphosphate) 3'-pyrophosphohydrolase; its protein translation is MPLGAVDDPDTEPSAQAAPVAVGPVAEGAVAPSSATRRVRARLARRMTATRSSVRPVLEPLAALHREVYPKADVTLLQRAYDIAEAQHEGQFRKSGDSYITHPLAVATILADLGMDTTTLVAALLHDTVEDTGYSLEQLTEDFGPEVAHLVDGVTKLDKVALGTAAEAETIRKMIIAMARDPRVLVIKVADRLHNMRTMRFLPPEKQARKARETLEVIAPLAHRLGMATVKWELEDLSFAILHPKRYEEIVRLVADRAPSRDTYLARVRDDVNAALGAARLSAVVEGRPKHYWSIYQKMIVKGRDFDDIHDLVGIRILCDDVRDCYAAVGVVHSLWQPMAGRFKDYIAQPRYGVYQSLHTTVIGPEGKPLEVQIRTTDMHRTAEFGIAAHWRYKESGYRDRKGHKRAELAEIDDMAWMRQLLDWQREAADPGEFLESLRYDLAVKEIFVFTPKGDVMTLPTGSTPVDFAYAVHTEVGHRCIGARVNGRLVALERKLDNGEVVEVFTSKAPNAGPSKDWQNFVVSPRAKTKIRQWFAKERREEALDTGKDAIAKEVRRGGLPLQRLLTSENMSSVAAELRYPDVTALYTAVGENQVSAHRVVTRLVAQLGGLDSAEEELAEITTPSTIPPRRRSGGDAGVVVEGVDNVLIKLAKCCTPVPGDEILGFVTRGGGVSVHRTDCTNAESLREQDERLIDVVWAPSDSSVFLVAIQVEALDRHRLLSDVTKALADERLNILSASVTTNNDRVAVSRFTFEMGDPTHLGHVLNVVRNIEGVYDVYRVTSAA
- a CDS encoding peptidylprolyl isomerase gives rise to the protein MTSSDESLTSNEDRRTAAKRKLEARLESERARRRRNRNIAVSIVTVVTLVIALTVAWLAHTFVGTVTCQWGKPQNTLADTVKGRDKIVNEQPPERRAEAAKYMDALAAGVPKERSAPQPSSNVPLPFPGSHRYVKTGLWPVGSTTPMNLQTNRGDLPITLDHASAPCNSAAIQSLVKAGYYNGTDCHRLTRSQNLKVLQCGDPTGTGMGGPGWTSPDESPTNLKAVDGAQNNPMLGGSGPVVYPRGTVAIANSNNAMLGRANTGAAQFFIVWADSQLTPDFAVVGHLDESGMKTLDAISKIPTEKGPDGSADGGKPKEPVTIKTATVG
- a CDS encoding MBL fold metallo-hydrolase, which encodes MLITGFPAGMFQTNCYIVSGDAVAGGSGGDAVVIDPGQESAAQVQKLCAEHGLTPVAVLLTHGHLDHTWNAAQVCEEYGIPCYIHPADRPMLTDPSKGIGKTLGAVVGVLTFHEPEKVVEFGDEDEVELAGLRFSVELAPGHTQGSVLLGLDVPLDDAAAEGGADAGSARVVFSGDVLFQGSIGRTDLPGGDHQQLLDSIAARLLPLPDDTLVLPGHGPQTTIGTERANNPFLAGLGGHEGGAQGPSKGRYGL
- the hisS gene encoding histidine--tRNA ligase, with protein sequence MSEFQAPRGIPDYYPPRSADFTRVRNTLTAAAALAGYGHIELPVFEDTALFARGVGESTDVVSKEMYTFADRGDRSVTLRPEGTAGVMRTVIQHGLDRGQLPVKLCYSGPFFRYEKPQEGRYRQLQQVGVEAIGVDDPAIDAEVIAVADEGFRRLGLTGYRLELSSLGTAADRPGYRKLLQDFLDGLDLDEATRARAAINPLRVLDDKRPEVREMTAAAPLLLDHLSEESAEHFAAVREHLDRLGVAYVINPRLVRGLDYYTKTTFEFVHDGLGAQSGIGGGGRYDGLMRQLGGKQDLSGIGFGIGVDRTVLALRAEGVAEEEPARCRVFGVPMGAAAKSELVVIAAKLRAAGIAVDLAYGDRGIKGAMKAADRSGATFALVLGERELAEGGVEVKNLTDGTQERVSLSNVVEEIRLLVAESERA
- a CDS encoding neutral zinc metallopeptidase is translated as MTFQGSGPLDTSTVSSGGSGGGLGGLGGGMGGGGGGRIAMGGGAGLIIALIALFLGVNPGNLLGETGSGVGPATNPANDAIAQHIQNCTIEMANSDDICRIVATVDSVNKVWAKLLPGYTEPRTKIFSGAVNTGCGAASSGMGPFYCPADQTAYFDPSFFTTLKRMGGSNGPLAQSYVVAHEYGHHVENLTGVLRKGNRMGNDGSVRIELQADCLAGVWAAHADKGPDAMLAPISQDQIASVIQTAKAIGDDTIQGSHSNPEGWTHGSAEQRSRWFMTGYQSGDPRRCDTFATNSL